The Procambarus clarkii isolate CNS0578487 chromosome 24, FALCON_Pclarkii_2.0, whole genome shotgun sequence genome includes a region encoding these proteins:
- the LOC138368028 gene encoding putative cyclin-dependent serine/threonine-protein kinase DDB_G0272797/DDB_G0274007: MTSGTRTGHQTHRQVVRQTSRSSDTQVGRQAHMQLQTEEQQTEDQQIEELQTFEEQTKIEQTVKQETEEQREEEQKTKVQQTEKQQTEEQKDKALMTEEQKDKALMTEEQKDKTEEQQTEKQQDVEKQTEEQQTEEQHPEEQQIEKQQFEEQQTKEQQTKEQQTEEQQTKEQQTD, encoded by the exons ATGACGTCAGGCACACGGACAGGTCatcagacacacaggcaggtcgtcagacaaacaagcaggtcgtcagacacacaaGTAGGTCGTCAGGCACACATGCAGCTC CAGACCGAGGAACAGCAGACCGAGGATCAGCAGATCGAGGAACTACAGACCTTTGAAGAGCAGACCAAGATAGAGCAGACCGTGAAACAAGAGACCGAGGAACAACGGGAAGAGGAACAGAAGACTAAGGTACAGCAAACCGAGAAGCAGCAGACCGAGGAACAGAAAGACAAGGCACTGATGACCGAGGAACAGAAAGACAAGGCACTGATGACCGAGGAACAGAAAGACAAG ACTGAGGAACAGCAGACCGAGAAACAACAGGACGTCGAAAAGCAGACCGAGGAACAACAGACCGAGGAACAGCACCCCGAGGAACAGCAAATCGAGAAACAGCAGTTCGAGGAACAGCAGACCAAGGAACAGCAGACCAAGGAACAGCAGACCGAGGAACAGCAGACCAAGGAACAGCAGACTGATTAA
- the LOC138368029 gene encoding transcription factor SPT20 homolog, with amino-acid sequence MSYVSNVTSETPLPLVWKRICKIAVLPRILGGPEQTSSQPGTTPPQNIVTVSSSFKCKPLLGPGLVGSRNLRTSFPFEHHLNWQNEKQQNDEQQTEEYQHEEQQTEEYQHEEQQTEEYQHEEQQTEEYQHEEQQTEEYQHEEQQTEKQQNGEQRAEEHQTKEPQTEEQQLTKDEQPEEQQTEEQLTDEQQTEEQLTEEQQTADLQTEEQQPEEQQTADLQTEEQQTDEQQTEEQQSEEQTPRNSRQRNSRPMNSRSKNN; translated from the exons atgtcttatgtctccaacgttacgtccgaaactcctctaccactagtctggaagcgtatctgcaagattgcag TTCTTCCTCGTATTCTTGGTGGACCTGAGCAAACTTCATCACAGCCAGGTACAACACCTCCCCAGAACATCGTTACAGTTTCCTCATCATTCAAGTGTAAGCCATTGTTGGGTCCTGGTCTTGTAGGCAGTCGTAACCTTCGCACCTCGTTTCCCTTCGAACATCACCTTAACTGG CAAAATGAGAAGCAGCAGAATGACGAACAGCAGACCGAGGAATATCAGCACGAGGAACAGCAGACCGAGGAATATCAGCACGAGGAACAGCAGACCGAGGAATATCAGCACGAGGAACAGCAGACCGAGGAATATCAGCACGAGGAACAGCAGACCGAGGAATATCAGCACGAGGAACAGCAAACCGAGAAACAGCAGAACGGGGAACAGCGGGCTGAGGAGCATCAGACCAAGGAACCGCAGACCGAGGAAC AACAACTGACCAAGGATGAGCAGCCCGAGGAACAGCAGACCGAGGAACAACTGACCGATGAACAGCAGACCGAGGAACAGCTGACCGAGGAACAGCAGACCGCGGATCTGCAGACCGAGGAACAGCAGCCCGAGGAACAGCAGACCGCGGATCTGCAGACCGAGGAACAACAGACCGATGAACAGCAGACCGAGGAACAGCAGAGCGAGGAACAGACACCGAGGAACAGCAGACAGAGGAACAGTAGACCAATGAACAGCAGATCAAAGAACAACTGA